The Nymphaea colorata isolate Beijing-Zhang1983 chromosome 11, ASM883128v2, whole genome shotgun sequence genome includes the window TTCAcagatatctctctctctctctctttttaactCTCTTTCACACTTGGGCAGGAACAGATGAAGATGATTTGGTGCCCAGTTCAGGCAAGCAGAAAAAGCGGCGGGAGAAATCGGTAGTGGAATCGAGGAAAAAGAGGAGCGCCACGAGGACGCAGCTGCAGGCGAGCATGGGTATGGGGCCGAACGTCCAAAGCAGTAGCGGGAACGACAGGTAGAAGGCTCTCAGCCCCAGTGACCAGAAGTAGCTCCCCCTGTTGAGCGCCCTCCCTATGTACTCCACCCCAACCTCCCCTTCCGTCGTCTCCGGCTGCTGCGTCGACACCAGGAAGCTAACGTGGCCGTAGTAGCGCAGTGACTGCACGTTGCACAGGAAAGCCAGCAGGAAGCACGTCAGAACGGCGAAGTACTTCACGGAGACCGCCGTGGCCGATCGGTTTCCGACCACCAGCGGGGCCGCAGACGGGTCGGAGCTTGTGCGAACCAGGACGCCGATGATGGAGCTCAGTGTGATTGCTGTGGAGGCCAGCACCGTCGAAGCCATGATGTTGTTCCGGATGGTCTGCACCGCCAATACTCCATTCTTCATGGGATCCTGAGAAACCATTAAAACAAGCAGCTGCATAGATTGCCCATCCCATACTCCATTCTTCAATTCCGTAGAGTAGCATAACTCTGGACCTGAATTCCACTAAAGCCTTACAGTGGTGCGATTGGCCTGCTTTACGATTTTATCTGGTAATTGCTAAACTTGGTCATGTTAGTTTCGGTTTTTTTTGGCTTCCATTTTCCGACTTCTGTGTTTGATCCTGACCGTTTAGGATATTCTATCATCCCTCCATTGTTTTCTTGGCAACTGTTCCTCGAATTGATATAATTCTAGGTGTTGGCGTGGTTAGAACTTGTTGTATTTAAACCCTTTTAAATTTACGGAATCTTTACAGTTTATTACCTTACAACACAACCTTTTGTTTGCTAAGCGGTCCGGAAAAGAAACTCTGAGGGTTTCTAGAGGAGcaaagaaatcagattttgaatta containing:
- the LOC116264641 gene encoding uncharacterized protein LOC116264641 produces the protein MEETDLDFVLVPCGLMVMAVYHVWLLHRVIHFPSRTVIGLNALNRQQWVSTMMADPMKNGVLAVQTIRNNIMASTVLASTAITLSSIIGVLVRTSSDPSAAPLVVGNRSATAVSVKYFAVLTCFLLAFLCNVQSLRYYGHVSFLVSTQQPETTEGEVGVEYIGRALNRGSYFWSLGLRAFYLSFPLLLWTFGPIPMLACSCVLVALLFFLDSTTDFSRRFFCLPELGTKSSSSVPAQV